The following coding sequences are from one Armatimonadota bacterium window:
- a CDS encoding helix-turn-helix domain-containing protein has translation MSLVAPLQSDRRLWVLRNFDLFKTLRDQDLDGLLQASRVVTFGRNDHICMAGVKHTHAYLVKEGNVRIVHNHPTGKRLTLGILKPGELIGDVDLFHNELPVGESAEAIGEVQLYAVPVDLLQKAILSSPDVTLKLSKMIGDRRAEVVNLIQDVLFLTVPQRLAKLFLRLSGEFPGTTKNGRPFVNLKLTHAELADLVGSNREAVSATLSKFKQQGIVEIIKGFAVIKNTEKLEELAKS, from the coding sequence ATGAGTCTTGTCGCCCCTCTGCAGTCCGACCGTCGGCTTTGGGTCCTCCGCAACTTCGATCTATTCAAGACTCTGCGGGACCAGGACTTGGATGGGCTCTTGCAGGCCAGCCGCGTCGTAACGTTCGGGCGTAACGACCATATCTGTATGGCGGGCGTCAAGCACACCCACGCTTACTTGGTGAAAGAAGGCAACGTACGCATCGTTCACAACCATCCGACGGGTAAGCGACTCACCCTCGGCATCCTGAAGCCCGGGGAACTGATTGGCGACGTCGATCTCTTTCACAACGAACTGCCAGTGGGCGAAAGCGCCGAGGCAATCGGCGAGGTCCAGCTTTACGCCGTTCCGGTGGACCTGCTCCAAAAGGCGATTCTATCCAGCCCCGATGTGACCCTCAAGCTGTCGAAGATGATCGGCGATCGCCGTGCCGAGGTCGTTAACCTTATCCAAGACGTGCTCTTTTTGACCGTCCCTCAGAGATTGGCCAAGCTGTTCCTTCGCCTTTCTGGCGAGTTTCCCGGCACCACCAAGAACGGACGCCCGTTCGTGAATCTCAAGCTCACCCACGCCGAACTAGCTGACCTTGTCGGTTCCAACCGAGAAGCCGTCAGCGCCACCCTTAGCAAGTTCAAACAGCAGGGAATCGTCGAGATCATCAAGGGCTTTGCCGTCATCAAAAACACCGAAAAACTCGAAGAACTCGCCAAAAGCTGA
- the ybeY gene encoding rRNA maturation RNase YbeY — MSFEPIHNATNTTVNLESLERTLVATKELLGISRPIAVRLMDDAEMIDLNTRFRQVESSTDVLTFPSGLADPLPLGDIAICVPYGEAQAALRGFSLDDELSALLVHGCLHLVGYDDVEDEDKAAMQAKMNEIGEKLGIPIDAEWTSVLHQAHDSARMER; from the coding sequence ATGAGTTTCGAGCCGATCCACAATGCGACCAACACTACGGTCAATCTTGAGAGCCTTGAAAGAACCCTCGTCGCCACGAAAGAACTGCTCGGAATTTCCCGACCTATCGCCGTACGCCTCATGGACGATGCGGAGATGATCGACCTCAATACGCGGTTTCGCCAGGTGGAATCTAGCACCGACGTGCTGACCTTTCCTTCCGGTCTTGCCGACCCGTTGCCGCTCGGCGATATTGCCATCTGCGTTCCCTACGGCGAGGCTCAGGCCGCCCTTCGTGGGTTTTCGCTTGATGATGAGCTTTCTGCCCTCCTTGTTCACGGATGCTTGCATTTGGTCGGGTATGACGATGTCGAGGATGAGGACAAAGCGGCGATGCAGGCGAAAATGAACGAGATCGGCGAGAAATTGGGGATTCCAATCGACGCGGAATGGACGTCTGTATTACATCAGGCACACGATTCGGCCCGGATGGAGCGATGA
- the pilM gene encoding type IV pilus assembly protein PilM: MFGNSFQVDKSGAQSLGVDFGSRSTKVLLLNQIGDRIDIQAAGSFTNPGSGVKNGIISEPREFGRRLANYLAENSVSCETAVFDIPSNLAVLRWVVLPDLEGGELKEAAKYKVRKHLPFPLDSAYIEVAQRNGMDKDAPCLIVAVPKKVIDSRAEAILNAGIVPIRAELEAQAILRIVERKLNRKSALWRDASLTIIDFGATNTHMYVVQNQQLQFIRGVKFGSAMFHDAVSKGLNVSAEEAEIMLHDPFTVLNEDGILTLPYENSIALVNLSAELEKLTREVWRLMRYFRSLHPERSYAGILDQAILVGGLVGLDGFAHYLERKLGLRIEFARPIAGMMTRFNQDTFANVSNRQEAYSVVMGLALAGLSQNVLKRSQAEGGREYNWIRSA, translated from the coding sequence ATGTTTGGCAACTCCTTCCAAGTCGATAAGAGCGGCGCCCAATCTCTGGGCGTCGATTTTGGTTCTCGGTCGACGAAAGTTCTCCTTCTCAACCAGATTGGCGATCGCATCGACATTCAGGCCGCCGGGTCATTTACGAACCCTGGCTCGGGAGTCAAGAACGGCATCATCAGCGAGCCGCGAGAGTTTGGACGCCGACTGGCCAATTATCTGGCCGAAAACTCTGTCTCCTGCGAAACCGCCGTATTCGACATCCCCAGTAACCTCGCAGTTCTGCGCTGGGTGGTCCTGCCCGATCTCGAAGGCGGGGAACTGAAGGAAGCGGCAAAGTACAAAGTTCGCAAGCACCTGCCCTTTCCGCTGGATAGCGCCTATATTGAAGTCGCTCAGCGAAACGGCATGGACAAAGACGCGCCTTGCCTCATTGTCGCCGTCCCCAAGAAGGTCATCGACAGCCGCGCCGAGGCGATTTTGAACGCGGGCATCGTGCCAATTCGTGCCGAATTGGAGGCTCAAGCCATCCTGCGCATCGTCGAGCGAAAGCTCAATCGAAAGTCGGCCCTCTGGCGCGATGCATCGCTCACCATCATCGACTTTGGCGCGACGAACACCCACATGTACGTCGTGCAGAACCAGCAGTTGCAGTTCATCCGCGGCGTGAAGTTTGGCTCGGCCATGTTCCACGATGCGGTCTCCAAGGGGCTCAACGTCTCCGCCGAAGAAGCAGAAATCATGCTTCACGACCCGTTCACGGTCCTTAATGAAGACGGAATCCTAACCCTTCCGTACGAAAACTCTATCGCGTTGGTGAACCTCTCCGCTGAACTGGAAAAGCTAACCCGAGAAGTTTGGCGGCTCATGCGCTACTTCCGCTCCCTGCACCCGGAGCGAAGCTACGCAGGAATTCTCGACCAGGCGATCCTCGTGGGGGGCCTCGTCGGCCTCGATGGATTTGCCCATTATCTTGAGCGCAAGCTCGGTCTCCGCATCGAGTTCGCAAGGCCGATTGCCGGAATGATGACCCGGTTCAATCAGGACACCTTTGCGAACGTATCGAATCGCCAGGAGGCCTATTCTGTCGTCATGGGACTTGCCCTCGCAGGGCTAAGTCAGAACGTGCTGAAGAGGAGTCAAGCCGAAGGTGGACGCGAATACAACTGGATCCGCTCAGCATAA
- a CDS encoding YceI family protein, protein MSVLIASLALHAISPLALAENKTFDFSRPNLAPQQVVVFESNTALEDIVGRTNKVKGSISGDVAKRSGTGKISIDLASLNSGVDLRDEHMRSEGWLNVAKYPTAEFQTSAVKFVGGNNFDVTGKFSLHGVTKTIKTRAVIKYMPESDLTKRNHFDGDVIQVKTKFDIKLSDYGIKIMDIAKDKVSNSISISVSVVGTTK, encoded by the coding sequence ATGAGCGTACTGATCGCCTCCCTGGCACTCCATGCAATCTCGCCGTTGGCTTTGGCCGAAAACAAGACCTTCGACTTTAGCCGCCCGAACCTGGCACCGCAGCAGGTCGTCGTTTTCGAAAGCAATACCGCACTGGAAGACATCGTTGGCCGCACCAACAAGGTGAAGGGTTCGATCAGCGGCGACGTCGCAAAACGATCTGGCACCGGCAAAATCTCCATCGATCTGGCTTCGCTGAATTCCGGTGTCGATCTTCGGGATGAACACATGCGAAGCGAAGGTTGGCTGAACGTGGCCAAGTATCCCACCGCCGAATTCCAGACTTCCGCCGTGAAGTTTGTGGGCGGCAACAACTTCGACGTGACCGGCAAGTTCAGCCTTCACGGCGTCACCAAGACGATCAAGACCCGAGCCGTGATCAAGTACATGCCGGAGAGCGACCTCACTAAGCGAAACCACTTCGATGGCGACGTCATTCAGGTCAAGACCAAGTTCGATATCAAACTCAGCGACTATGGCATCAAGATCATGGATATCGCCAAAGACAAGGTGTCGAATTCGATTTCGATCAGCGTTTCCGTCGTCGGTACGACCAAATAA
- a CDS encoding CBS domain-containing protein, with translation MSESSSGEREAPGPLKQLTQKLLFGISKLFIGIANVFAKPAGGSVVLRTSGQTGEEIRSLVDSAGETGEMESDETELIHSVLEFSDTVAREIMTPRTDMDAVPVDINPYDLVEIIQQSGHSRIPIYEGSDDEIVGIVHAKDLFLAMLRGKPVNISSLMRPALYVTENKSIDELLAEMRVTKSQMAIIKDEFGGTSGIVTIEDIIEELVGEIQDEHDDEMPEVSETQEGYLVEGKTHLDDINELTGSAFESEDFDTIGGFVFGLFGRQPKQGEWLEHQGFQFNIADTDGKRILKIRIIPPDPLDSSPMPLTEQIPSA, from the coding sequence ATGAGTGAATCTTCATCTGGTGAACGCGAAGCGCCTGGTCCGCTAAAGCAATTAACCCAGAAATTACTATTCGGAATCTCGAAGTTATTCATTGGCATTGCCAATGTCTTTGCCAAGCCCGCCGGTGGCTCGGTCGTTCTTCGCACCAGCGGACAAACCGGCGAGGAAATCCGTTCGCTCGTGGATTCCGCCGGAGAGACCGGCGAAATGGAATCCGATGAGACCGAACTGATCCATAGCGTTCTCGAGTTTTCCGATACCGTTGCTCGCGAGATCATGACTCCGCGAACCGACATGGACGCGGTGCCGGTCGATATCAATCCATACGACCTGGTCGAAATCATCCAGCAGTCGGGCCACTCGCGCATTCCCATTTACGAAGGAAGCGACGACGAGATCGTGGGCATCGTCCATGCGAAGGATCTCTTCCTCGCGATGCTCCGCGGTAAGCCCGTCAATATCAGTTCGCTGATGCGCCCGGCCCTGTATGTTACTGAGAACAAGAGCATCGACGAACTGCTGGCCGAGATGCGGGTTACCAAATCTCAAATGGCGATCATCAAGGACGAGTTCGGCGGCACTTCGGGGATCGTCACCATCGAAGACATCATCGAAGAGTTGGTGGGCGAGATTCAGGACGAACATGACGACGAAATGCCGGAAGTATCCGAAACGCAGGAAGGGTATCTCGTCGAGGGCAAAACCCACCTGGACGACATCAATGAGCTGACCGGCTCGGCGTTCGAAAGCGAAGACTTCGACACCATCGGCGGGTTCGTCTTTGGTCTCTTTGGCCGACAGCCCAAGCAGGGCGAGTGGCTAGAACATCAAGGTTTCCAATTCAATATCGCTGACACCGACGGCAAACGGATTCTTAAAATTCGCATTATTCCGCCCGATCCGCTGGATTCGTCGCCAATGCCACTAACGGAACAAATTCCCAGTGCGTAG
- a CDS encoding HD domain-containing protein: protein MRRNLLLAFQADRQYLRFRWLMLGFAAFVAFGVVNPLFIGANLAIASLLGVGTLFAVKNLEIYKAKGHRYPGLLRLADLIALCGASIFDPINLRNLWLIAIPIILIECLSTTKGHRSFLFTAVAIAIVSYNGMMKGNLESIAVPAGSLIFTQFLGYLFAKFQAKDGILRERDRRLTTLMNTAANMSMAGDLRSLILSTLRAAVNDLGASAGTVTLTCEEDNSILLTEAAYGVKGDFDFPVVITMGEGISGYVAKTGQPITLTAKDGELIDCDGIGLPVKSAYCLPLVNREFAGVGVSHSELMIGAMTIINSEENVTLEPEELDLLQSLSSLLANAVHNARMEERSRATFIRTLESLATALEARDEYTRGHSQRVCDLSVMIGTKLGLLPDALEELRIGTILHDIGKIGVPDHILNKPGRLTDEEFAIMRTHPVIGYEICRPLMLSEGVLLIIRNHHEKLDGSGYPDGLKGGELPLSLRIVCVADAFDAMSSRRPYRGVMDMGHVMGEMSKGAGIQFDPVVVEALKELLTAGELDPLYVDYWTVKPPLEVQEDQAA, encoded by the coding sequence ATGAGAAGGAATCTCCTTCTCGCCTTCCAGGCGGATCGACAGTACCTGCGGTTCCGTTGGCTCATGCTCGGATTCGCAGCGTTTGTCGCCTTTGGCGTTGTCAATCCGCTGTTCATCGGCGCGAACCTGGCGATCGCCAGTTTGCTTGGCGTTGGCACCCTTTTCGCGGTAAAGAACCTCGAAATCTACAAGGCGAAGGGGCATCGATATCCCGGCCTTTTGCGGCTTGCCGATCTCATCGCCCTTTGCGGCGCCAGCATCTTTGATCCAATTAACCTGCGCAACCTTTGGCTGATCGCGATTCCTATCATCCTCATCGAGTGTCTCAGCACGACCAAGGGGCATCGCTCTTTCCTCTTTACCGCCGTCGCGATCGCCATCGTCAGCTACAACGGCATGATGAAGGGGAACCTCGAGTCGATCGCCGTTCCCGCCGGCTCCCTCATCTTCACCCAGTTCCTAGGCTATCTGTTTGCCAAATTCCAGGCGAAAGATGGCATCCTTCGCGAGCGTGATCGCCGATTAACGACGCTCATGAACACGGCCGCCAACATGTCGATGGCCGGTGACCTGCGAAGCCTCATCCTGAGCACGCTTCGCGCCGCCGTCAACGACCTCGGGGCGAGCGCCGGAACTGTGACCCTCACCTGCGAAGAGGACAATAGCATTCTTCTCACCGAGGCGGCTTACGGCGTCAAGGGTGACTTCGATTTCCCCGTCGTCATCACCATGGGCGAGGGCATCTCCGGTTACGTGGCCAAGACCGGCCAGCCGATCACCCTCACGGCCAAAGATGGCGAACTGATCGACTGCGACGGAATCGGCCTGCCCGTCAAGTCCGCCTACTGTCTTCCGCTCGTCAACCGCGAGTTCGCTGGTGTCGGCGTTTCCCACTCGGAGCTGATGATCGGCGCCATGACCATCATCAACTCGGAAGAGAACGTCACCCTCGAACCCGAGGAACTCGACCTTCTGCAAAGTCTCTCCTCGCTTCTCGCCAACGCGGTCCACAACGCCCGCATGGAAGAGCGATCGCGCGCCACGTTCATCCGAACGCTGGAATCGCTGGCAACCGCACTTGAAGCTCGCGACGAGTACACCCGGGGCCACTCGCAACGCGTTTGCGATCTGTCGGTCATGATCGGCACCAAGCTCGGTCTGCTTCCGGACGCCCTCGAAGAACTCCGAATCGGAACGATCCTGCACGACATCGGCAAGATCGGCGTTCCCGACCACATCTTGAATAAGCCTGGCCGTCTGACCGACGAAGAGTTTGCGATCATGCGCACCCACCCGGTCATCGGCTACGAAATCTGCCGCCCGCTGATGCTCAGCGAAGGCGTGCTCTTGATCATTCGAAATCACCACGAAAAGTTGGATGGCAGCGGCTATCCCGACGGCCTGAAGGGCGGCGAACTCCCGCTTTCGCTCCGTATCGTTTGCGTCGCCGACGCCTTCGACGCCATGAGCTCTCGCCGACCGTATCGTGGCGTTATGGATATGGGTCACGTGATGGGCGAAATGTCCAAAGGTGCCGGTATCCAGTTCGACCCCGTCGTCGTCGAAGCCCTCAAGGAACTGTTGACCGCTGGCGAACTCGATCCGCTTTACGTGGACTACTGGACCGTCAAGCCGCCGCTGGAAGTTCAGGAGGACCAAGCCGCGTAA
- the rpsU gene encoding 30S ribosomal protein S21: MIYVVVQPNESIDSALKKFNMKLQQSGVLRELKEHSHYEKPSEKRRRQARRRTTRG; the protein is encoded by the coding sequence TTGATCTACGTCGTAGTCCAACCTAACGAATCTATTGACAGTGCGCTGAAGAAATTTAACATGAAGCTGCAGCAGAGCGGCGTTCTCCGAGAGCTCAAAGAGCACTCGCACTACGAGAAGCCGAGCGAGAAGCGCCGACGACAGGCCCGACGCCGAACCACCCGAGGCTAA
- a CDS encoding type II secretion system protein GspE, translating into MNIDKPLSEIFVEEGFVTREELNEILAHREDTTEPLGSLLVRLKKITEKQKLQCMGIQMGVPFVDLAKTELDVNAANIISHSVAVRLLVFPVEVTEVSASVAMVDPLNLSALDELTNLTGRDIDPLIATETDIRESIFRAFGAYDDLGEILGEAVRGVDTDSVKLQGAEEEDQDPVNVVDLKEVGDGAPVVKLANALLVRAIGMRASDIHIEPFQRKVRVRVRIDGLLQEIMVVPKDLQLPLASRIKLMAGLDIAERRAPQDGRCTLVAPQGEFDFRVSTYPSVFGETLVIRILDKNAAMINLSRLGIHKSGMKTLISKLEEPQGLILVTGPTGSGKTTTLYAALHHLNSIYRNIITIEDPVEYQMEGITQASLNVRAGVSFATGLRAMLRQDPDVILVGEIRDADTASIATEAALTGHLVLSSLHANDASSSITRLLDMGVEPFLLGGSITCAVAQRLVRTNCTKCLEEYKPDPENIRRLGLEVQANYVRGRGCEHCSKTGYRGRVGIYECLDMNSELRRMILSGRHASEIQKAAVNAGMLTLRQDAADKVLEGRTTVEEVLRVTAEHV; encoded by the coding sequence ATGAACATCGACAAGCCGTTAAGCGAGATTTTCGTTGAAGAAGGTTTCGTAACTCGCGAGGAGCTCAATGAGATTCTCGCCCACCGAGAGGACACGACCGAGCCTCTCGGTAGCTTGCTTGTCCGGCTGAAGAAGATCACCGAGAAGCAAAAGCTTCAATGTATGGGCATCCAGATGGGTGTCCCATTTGTCGATCTCGCCAAGACCGAGCTCGACGTTAACGCGGCCAACATCATCTCCCACTCGGTCGCGGTTCGCCTTCTTGTTTTCCCCGTCGAAGTCACCGAAGTGTCCGCATCGGTGGCGATGGTGGACCCGCTCAACCTCTCCGCCCTCGACGAACTCACGAACCTGACCGGTCGAGACATCGACCCGCTGATTGCCACCGAGACCGACATCCGCGAGTCGATTTTCCGGGCTTTCGGCGCTTACGACGACCTCGGTGAAATTCTTGGAGAAGCCGTCCGCGGCGTCGACACCGACAGCGTCAAGCTTCAAGGAGCCGAAGAAGAAGACCAGGACCCGGTCAACGTCGTTGACCTCAAAGAAGTCGGTGACGGTGCACCTGTCGTCAAGCTTGCCAACGCGCTCTTGGTACGGGCTATCGGCATGAGAGCTTCGGACATCCACATCGAACCGTTCCAACGCAAGGTCCGCGTCCGTGTCCGTATCGACGGCCTGTTACAGGAGATCATGGTGGTCCCCAAGGATCTCCAGCTTCCACTCGCGTCGAGGATCAAGCTGATGGCCGGACTCGACATCGCCGAGCGCCGAGCGCCGCAGGATGGTCGCTGCACCCTCGTCGCGCCGCAAGGTGAATTCGACTTCCGCGTCTCAACATATCCCAGCGTCTTCGGCGAAACCCTCGTTATCCGAATCCTCGATAAGAACGCCGCGATGATCAACCTGTCTCGATTGGGCATCCACAAGAGCGGCATGAAGACCCTGATCTCCAAATTGGAGGAGCCGCAGGGCCTCATCCTCGTTACCGGACCAACCGGTTCGGGCAAAACCACCACGCTTTACGCCGCACTGCACCACCTCAACTCGATCTATCGAAACATTATCACCATCGAAGACCCGGTCGAGTACCAGATGGAAGGCATCACCCAGGCAAGCCTCAATGTCCGCGCAGGCGTGTCGTTTGCCACTGGCCTTCGCGCCATGCTTCGCCAGGACCCGGACGTCATTCTCGTTGGCGAAATTCGCGATGCCGATACGGCTTCGATCGCGACCGAAGCGGCTTTGACTGGCCACCTCGTGTTGAGTTCGCTCCACGCCAATGATGCGTCGAGCTCGATCACCCGACTGCTCGATATGGGCGTCGAACCGTTTCTGTTGGGCGGTTCTATCACCTGCGCGGTCGCCCAGCGACTGGTGCGAACGAATTGCACGAAGTGCCTCGAAGAGTACAAGCCCGACCCCGAGAATATTCGGCGGCTGGGGCTCGAAGTCCAGGCTAACTACGTCCGTGGCCGTGGATGCGAGCACTGCTCGAAGACCGGCTATCGGGGACGAGTCGGCATCTACGAATGTCTCGACATGAATTCCGAACTACGCCGGATGATTCTGTCTGGGCGTCACGCGTCGGAGATTCAGAAGGCAGCCGTCAATGCTGGCATGCTCACGCTTCGCCAAGACGCCGCTGACAAGGTTTTGGAAGGAAGAACGACGGTTGAGGAGGTCCTGCGGGTGACCGCAGAGCACGTCTAA
- a CDS encoding ATP-binding cassette domain-containing protein, with the protein MVVLLSVSNVKKAFGPDEILTGVTFRLDPRERVALVGRNGAGKTTLLKILTGQYEPDTGSVTLSRGAKIGYLRQEQPVTLGRSVIEEAQAGTEERLALQVRLRELEEIMHADKATPEDLEEYALVHEHFLESEGYSVERDVRTVLVRMGFEESEFDKPTNALSGGEKTRLAIARLLLEEPDLLILDEPTNHLDLQATEWLEGWIRAYHGAILLVSHDRTFLEATAQRVLDMNDGTVRAWPGPFQKFLELKKEDEERQAEVARRQDQEIAKLDEYVRRFMNSQRTAQARGRLKLMERLISEKVDAPKNDRQMAGGFGDAKRSGDIVLETKKLTVGYPDLTLIKDLDWVVRIGERWGVIGENGAGKSSLIQTCMREIEALSGISRLGSNVVAGYFTQDASDLDPEISPIDTLTMVDGMQPPDARNLLGRFLISGDDVYRPVRTMSGGEKNKLSLARLTNLNPNLLVLDEPTNHLDMASREALAQVLKDFAGTLILISHDRYLLGAVTDHTLDVRKSGPVQYNGSYSEYRESQRRSTPSVQSKTAAKVVEAPTLTPREISKAIERLKREVDAAENGVTAKEAELVQLENRLANLGPKDDVVTLSQRHHELRQEVADAMNAWEAKVVELEEMEAKQGEPGVTFRAR; encoded by the coding sequence GTGGTGGTGCTTCTGTCCGTCTCGAATGTCAAGAAGGCATTTGGGCCTGACGAAATCCTGACCGGGGTTACTTTTCGGCTCGATCCACGCGAACGCGTAGCCCTTGTGGGCCGCAACGGTGCAGGCAAGACCACGCTCCTCAAGATTTTGACCGGCCAATATGAGCCTGACACCGGCTCGGTAACGCTGAGCCGAGGGGCCAAGATTGGTTACCTGCGGCAAGAACAACCGGTGACCCTGGGACGCTCGGTGATCGAGGAAGCCCAAGCCGGAACCGAAGAGCGGCTGGCCCTTCAGGTTCGGTTGCGTGAGCTTGAGGAGATCATGCATGCCGATAAGGCCACGCCCGAAGACCTTGAAGAGTACGCGCTGGTCCATGAGCACTTCTTGGAGTCCGAAGGCTACTCGGTGGAACGCGATGTGCGGACAGTTTTGGTTCGAATGGGGTTTGAAGAGTCGGAATTTGATAAACCGACCAATGCCCTGAGCGGTGGCGAAAAGACTCGGTTGGCCATCGCTCGGCTCCTGCTGGAAGAGCCGGATCTTTTGATCCTCGACGAGCCGACGAACCACTTGGACCTGCAGGCGACCGAATGGCTGGAAGGCTGGATTCGGGCTTATCACGGGGCAATCCTGCTGGTCAGCCACGACCGGACGTTTTTGGAAGCAACGGCCCAGCGCGTGTTGGATATGAACGATGGAACAGTCCGAGCGTGGCCCGGACCGTTTCAGAAGTTTCTCGAACTGAAGAAGGAAGACGAGGAGCGCCAAGCCGAGGTCGCGCGACGACAGGACCAGGAGATCGCCAAGCTCGACGAGTACGTGCGGCGGTTTATGAACAGCCAACGGACGGCGCAGGCGCGCGGCCGCCTGAAGCTGATGGAGCGATTGATCTCGGAGAAGGTGGATGCTCCGAAGAATGATCGGCAGATGGCGGGCGGTTTTGGCGACGCCAAGCGATCGGGGGACATCGTGCTGGAGACGAAGAAGCTGACGGTCGGGTATCCCGATCTCACGCTGATCAAAGACCTAGATTGGGTCGTTCGCATCGGCGAGCGGTGGGGCGTGATCGGCGAAAATGGCGCGGGCAAGTCGTCGCTGATTCAGACCTGCATGCGAGAGATCGAAGCCTTGTCGGGCATTTCTCGGCTAGGGAGCAACGTGGTTGCCGGCTATTTCACGCAGGACGCAAGCGATCTCGATCCCGAGATTTCTCCCATCGATACGCTGACGATGGTGGACGGCATGCAACCGCCCGACGCGCGCAACTTGCTTGGTCGATTTTTGATCTCGGGCGACGATGTGTATCGCCCGGTGCGGACCATGAGCGGCGGCGAGAAGAACAAGCTGTCGTTGGCGCGGCTGACGAATTTGAACCCGAACCTATTGGTACTCGACGAGCCGACCAACCACTTGGACATGGCATCGCGTGAGGCGTTGGCACAGGTTCTGAAGGACTTCGCGGGGACGCTGATCCTGATTAGCCACGACCGATATCTGCTGGGAGCGGTCACCGACCACACGCTGGATGTGCGCAAGAGCGGTCCGGTTCAGTACAACGGTTCGTATTCGGAGTACCGAGAATCACAGCGGCGGTCGACGCCTTCAGTTCAGAGTAAAACGGCGGCCAAGGTGGTTGAAGCGCCGACCTTGACGCCGCGCGAGATCAGCAAGGCGATCGAGCGGCTTAAGCGCGAGGTGGATGCGGCGGAGAATGGCGTCACGGCCAAAGAGGCCGAGTTGGTCCAACTTGAGAATCGCTTGGCGAATTTGGGTCCGAAGGACGACGTGGTGACCCTGAGCCAGCGGCACCACGAGCTTCGCCAAG
- a CDS encoding prepilin-type N-terminal cleavage/methylation domain-containing protein: MNREERLMKNIRLGKVWKKGFTLVELLIVIIIIAVLAAVAIPKFKDSGIRSKESALRSNLKVVRDAIDVFKTDTGAYPAGLSDLSSTSAPTAGLDNSGTSKSITNTDWRGPYVQDVPVDINGSAFTYSTASGSVGKINASSGTALDGTNYNTW, from the coding sequence ATGAATAGAGAAGAGAGGCTTATGAAAAACATTCGGCTCGGAAAGGTTTGGAAGAAGGGCTTTACTCTGGTAGAGCTCCTGATCGTTATCATCATCATCGCGGTGCTCGCCGCCGTCGCGATTCCCAAGTTCAAGGACTCGGGCATCCGGAGTAAGGAATCCGCTTTGCGAAGCAACCTGAAGGTCGTCCGCGACGCCATCGACGTTTTCAAGACTGACACCGGCGCTTATCCGGCGGGACTGTCTGACCTGTCCTCGACCTCGGCTCCGACTGCTGGTCTGGACAACAGTGGTACTTCCAAGAGTATTACGAACACCGACTGGCGCGGCCCTTACGTCCAGGATGTCCCGGTTGACATCAATGGATCGGCTTTCACGTACAGCACGGCTTCTGGCTCGGTCGGTAAGATCAACGCCAGCTCTGGTACCGCTCTCGACGGCACGAACTATAACACCTGGTAA